One part of the Chryseobacterium mulctrae genome encodes these proteins:
- a CDS encoding cell division protein FtsX, with protein MAKSVDEFNKKRLRSSNITVVVSIALVLFLLGLMGLILINAQKYSDYLKEQLVVNAYFDENYDIKDSAKIAKQEAVAVELISKMEAVKRTKYITKKMATAEAKKSLGIDTEALFEEDIYPASVEVSLKAGYTDSIKTASVLKELKAVPGIKDVKNDTDSQKIYDNLNKILKWILGFCVLFLVLAIVLINNSIRLKVFSKRFIIKTMQLVGAKRRFILTPFIKEALVLGVLGAVIGLLALFGVWYYFTTAIKTPFVQDTNQYIWLVVSIFGVGLFITVLSTIIATWRFLRSNVDDLYYS; from the coding sequence ATGGCTAAATCTGTAGATGAGTTTAATAAGAAAAGGCTTCGATCCAGCAATATTACTGTCGTAGTAAGTATCGCATTAGTGCTGTTTTTGTTGGGATTAATGGGGCTTATTTTAATCAATGCTCAAAAATATTCCGACTATTTAAAAGAGCAGCTTGTAGTAAATGCTTATTTTGATGAAAATTACGACATCAAAGATTCTGCTAAAATTGCAAAACAAGAAGCCGTTGCTGTTGAATTAATCAGTAAAATGGAAGCGGTAAAACGTACCAAATACATTACCAAAAAAATGGCTACTGCTGAAGCTAAAAAGAGTTTGGGAATTGATACGGAAGCGCTTTTTGAAGAAGATATTTATCCTGCCTCTGTAGAAGTTTCGTTAAAAGCGGGTTATACAGATTCTATTAAAACAGCAAGTGTATTAAAAGAACTGAAGGCAGTTCCCGGAATAAAAGATGTGAAAAACGATACCGATTCTCAGAAAATATATGACAACCTGAATAAAATTTTAAAATGGATTTTAGGATTCTGTGTATTGTTCTTGGTTTTAGCGATTGTATTGATTAACAATTCAATTCGTCTGAAGGTTTTTTCAAAAAGATTTATCATCAAAACCATGCAGTTGGTGGGTGCAAAACGAAGATTTATTTTAACGCCATTCATCAAAGAAGCACTTGTTTTAGGAGTTCTTGGTGCAGTTATCGGTCTTTTAGCACTTTTCGGAGTTTGGTATTATTTTACAACAGCGATCAAAACACCTTTCGTACAAGATACGAATCAGTATATTTGGTTGGTGGTTTCTATATTTGGTGTAGGTTTATTCATCACCGTATTAAGTACAATTATTGCAACATGGAGATTCTTAAGGTCTAATGTTGACGATTTATATTATTCTTAA
- a CDS encoding undecaprenyl-diphosphate phosphatase produces the protein MDLIKAIIIAIVEGLTEYLPISSTAHMGFTANLMGLEETEFLKMFQVSIQFGAILSVVVAYWKKFFDFKNLKFYYKLGFAVIPALVLGYIFDDMIEAVLGNQIAISSVLVLGGVVLLFADKWFKNPVINDEKDISIKKAVTIGFWQCLAMMPGTSRSAASIIGGMTQGLSRKAAAEFSFFLAVPTMLAVTVYSVFVKTWGKTTANPMKGYEMILQSQDHIMIFIVGNIVAFITALIAIKAFIGVLNKYGFKPWGWYRIFVGVALLIYFYYFK, from the coding sequence ATGGATTTAATCAAAGCAATAATCATTGCCATCGTAGAAGGACTTACAGAATACTTACCCATTTCATCTACTGCTCACATGGGTTTTACCGCCAATTTGATGGGCTTAGAAGAAACCGAATTTCTAAAAATGTTTCAGGTTTCCATACAGTTTGGAGCTATTTTATCGGTAGTCGTTGCCTATTGGAAAAAGTTTTTTGACTTTAAAAACCTTAAGTTTTATTATAAATTAGGTTTTGCAGTGATTCCGGCTTTGGTTTTAGGATATATTTTTGATGATATGATTGAGGCTGTGTTGGGAAATCAGATTGCAATTTCCTCAGTTTTGGTTTTAGGTGGAGTCGTTTTATTGTTTGCTGATAAATGGTTTAAAAATCCGGTTATCAATGACGAGAAAGATATTTCAATAAAAAAAGCAGTGACCATTGGTTTTTGGCAGTGTCTTGCGATGATGCCCGGAACAAGTAGAAGTGCAGCTTCCATTATTGGAGGGATGACACAAGGTTTATCACGAAAAGCGGCGGCAGAATTTTCTTTCTTTTTGGCTGTTCCTACCATGTTGGCGGTGACGGTTTACTCTGTTTTTGTAAAAACCTGGGGTAAAACAACTGCAAACCCGATGAAAGGTTATGAGATGATTTTACAATCTCAGGATCACATTATGATTTTTATTGTTGGAAATATTGTTGCATTTATTACAGCACTTATCGCAATCAAAGCATTTATCGGAGTTTTAAACAAATATGGTTTCAAACCTTGGGGTTGGTATCGTATTTTTGTAGGAGTCGCATTGTTGATTTATTTTTATTACTTTAAATAA
- the rsmA gene encoding 16S rRNA (adenine(1518)-N(6)/adenine(1519)-N(6))-dimethyltransferase RsmA yields MSVKAKKHLGQHFLTDENIARKIVEGLSFENYGNVLEVGPGMGVLTKYLIEKEQKVYLAEIDTESIEYLKQHYEKITEETFVGDFLKHDFAGLENEQIAIIGNFPYNISSQILFKIIDYYEQIPEMLGMFQKEVAERTAAVPRTKDYGILSVLIQAYYDVKYLFTVHENVFNPPPKVKSGVIRLTRNPKEGLAGNEVLFKQIVKAGFNQRRKKLSNALKVLNIPEALKTHEFLDKRAEELSVADFISFTTLWKENQ; encoded by the coding sequence TTGAGTGTAAAAGCAAAAAAACATCTCGGTCAACACTTTTTGACCGACGAAAATATCGCCAGGAAAATTGTAGAAGGACTGAGCTTTGAAAACTACGGAAACGTACTCGAAGTAGGTCCCGGAATGGGAGTTCTTACCAAATATCTTATTGAAAAAGAACAAAAAGTATATCTTGCAGAGATCGATACAGAATCTATCGAATACCTGAAACAGCATTACGAAAAAATAACCGAAGAAACCTTTGTAGGAGATTTTCTAAAGCATGATTTTGCAGGTTTAGAAAATGAACAAATCGCAATTATCGGAAATTTCCCTTATAATATTTCGTCACAGATTTTATTTAAAATCATCGATTATTATGAGCAGATTCCTGAAATGTTAGGAATGTTCCAGAAAGAAGTTGCAGAGAGAACTGCCGCTGTTCCAAGAACAAAAGATTACGGAATTTTGTCTGTTTTAATTCAGGCTTACTATGATGTAAAATATCTTTTCACGGTACATGAGAATGTTTTTAATCCGCCACCGAAAGTAAAATCGGGCGTGATAAGACTGACCAGAAATCCTAAAGAAGGTCTTGCCGGAAATGAAGTTTTGTTTAAGCAAATAGTAAAAGCAGGGTTTAATCAAAGAAGAAAAAAATTATCTAATGCACTGAAAGTTTTAAATATTCCTGAAGCGTTAAAAACTCACGAATTTTTAGATAAAAGAGCTGAAGAGCTTAGTGTCGCAGATTTTATTTCTTTCACCACACTTTGGAAAGAAAATCAATAA
- a CDS encoding DUF3098 domain-containing protein, with translation MSKKTNKFSASDFGNETKVSDENTFYFGKQNFKWMLIGLACIVVGFLLMMGPDANTVDGKLDPNVWNDDIFSIRRIRIAPLLVVTGFVIEVYAILKRK, from the coding sequence ATGAGCAAAAAAACAAATAAATTTTCGGCATCAGATTTTGGTAACGAAACAAAAGTTTCCGACGAAAATACTTTTTACTTCGGTAAGCAGAATTTTAAATGGATGCTGATTGGTCTTGCGTGTATCGTAGTTGGTTTTCTTCTGATGATGGGTCCAGATGCAAATACGGTTGACGGAAAACTAGATCCCAATGTCTGGAACGACGACATTTTTTCAATCAGAAGAATCAGAATTGCTCCTCTTCTTGTGGTGACTGGTTTTGTGATTGAAGTCTACGCAATTTTAAAAAGGAAATAA
- a CDS encoding acyl-CoA dehydrogenase → MDFNLSEEQLMIQQAARDFAQTELLPEVIERDREQKFPAEQVKKMGEMGLLGMMVDPKYGGAGMDSVSYVLAMEEIAKVDASAAVVMSVNNSLVCAGLEKFASEEQKVKYLTPLASGQVIGAFALSEPEAGSDATSQQTTAEDKGDYYLLNGIKNWITNGGTASYYIVIAQTNPEKKHKGINAFIVERGWEGFEIGTKEDKLGIRGSDTHSLLFNNVKVPKENRIGEDGFGFNFAMAVLNGGRIGIASQALGIASGAYELALKYAKTRKAFKTEIINHQAIAFKLADMATQITAARMLCFKAACEKDAGKDISESGAMAKLYASQVAMDTTIEAVQIHGGYGYVKEYHVERMMRDAKITQIYEGTSEIQKIVISRSISK, encoded by the coding sequence ATGGACTTTAATTTATCAGAAGAACAGCTGATGATTCAGCAGGCAGCAAGAGATTTTGCACAAACCGAACTTTTACCTGAGGTAATTGAAAGAGACCGTGAGCAGAAGTTTCCAGCTGAGCAAGTGAAGAAAATGGGGGAGATGGGACTTTTAGGTATGATGGTTGACCCAAAATACGGTGGTGCAGGAATGGATAGCGTTTCTTACGTTTTGGCAATGGAAGAGATTGCAAAAGTGGATGCTTCTGCAGCTGTGGTAATGTCTGTAAATAACTCTTTGGTTTGCGCTGGACTTGAAAAATTTGCTTCTGAAGAGCAAAAAGTAAAATATCTTACCCCTCTTGCAAGCGGACAGGTAATCGGAGCTTTTGCTTTATCTGAGCCTGAAGCGGGTTCTGATGCGACATCTCAACAAACTACTGCTGAAGATAAAGGAGACTACTATTTATTAAATGGTATTAAAAACTGGATTACAAATGGTGGAACTGCATCTTATTATATCGTAATTGCACAAACTAATCCTGAGAAAAAACATAAAGGAATCAACGCATTTATTGTTGAAAGAGGTTGGGAAGGTTTCGAAATCGGAACGAAAGAAGACAAACTAGGAATCAGAGGAAGTGATACGCATTCTTTGCTTTTCAACAACGTAAAAGTACCGAAAGAAAACAGAATCGGTGAAGACGGTTTCGGATTCAATTTTGCAATGGCTGTTTTGAACGGTGGTAGAATCGGTATTGCTTCTCAGGCTTTAGGTATTGCTTCAGGAGCTTACGAATTGGCTTTGAAATATGCTAAAACAAGAAAAGCTTTCAAGACTGAAATTATCAATCACCAGGCGATTGCTTTCAAATTGGCAGATATGGCTACTCAGATTACGGCTGCAAGAATGCTTTGCTTTAAAGCGGCTTGTGAAAAAGATGCCGGAAAAGATATTTCTGAAAGTGGAGCAATGGCAAAATTATACGCTTCTCAGGTTGCAATGGATACTACCATTGAAGCTGTACAAATTCACGGTGGATACGGATATGTGAAAGAATATCACGTAGAAAGAATGATGCGTGATGCAAAAATCACCCAGATTTATGAAGGAACTTCTGAAATCCAAAAAATTGTGATTTCTAGAAGTATTTCTAAGTAA
- a CDS encoding peptide chain release factor 3, with amino-acid sequence MSDLIKEIEKRKTFGIISHPDAGKTTLTEKLLLFGGAIQEAGAVKSNKIKKGATSDFMEIERQRGISVATSVLAFEYRDHKINILDTPGHKDFAEDTYRTLTAVDSVIVVIDVAKGVEEQTEKLVKVCRMRNIPMLVFINKLDREGKDAFDLLDEVEQKLGLTVCPLSLPIGMGSDFQGIYNIWENNIQLFLEEKKQKVGDAIKFDDINDPKIDEVIGEKPAQNLREELDLIQSVYPEFNREDYMKGDLQPVFFGSALNNFGVRELLDAFIDIAPMPQPKESDTRLVKPEENTFTGFVFKIHANMDPKHRDRLAFVKIVSGTFKRNENYLLVREGKKMKFSSPNAFFADKKEVVDESFPGDIVGLHDTGSFRIGDTLTGGEKLSFKGIPSFSPEHFRYINNNDPLKAKQLAKGIDQLMDEGVAQLFTLEMNNRKIIGTVGALQYEVIQYRLEHEYGAKCTYEPLSMHKACWVEADEKSEEFKEFARLKQRFLARDKYNQLVFLADSSFTIHMTQEKFPNVKLHFISEFKNA; translated from the coding sequence ATGTCAGACTTAATCAAAGAAATAGAAAAAAGAAAAACCTTCGGAATTATCTCTCACCCCGATGCCGGAAAAACCACTCTTACAGAAAAGTTACTGCTTTTTGGAGGAGCAATTCAGGAAGCAGGTGCGGTAAAATCCAATAAAATAAAAAAAGGAGCCACTTCCGATTTCATGGAAATTGAAAGGCAGAGAGGAATCTCGGTAGCAACTTCCGTGTTGGCTTTTGAATATAGAGATCATAAAATCAATATTTTGGATACTCCGGGTCACAAAGATTTTGCTGAAGATACTTATAGAACTTTAACAGCCGTAGATTCTGTAATCGTTGTAATTGACGTTGCAAAAGGAGTTGAGGAACAGACCGAAAAACTTGTTAAAGTTTGCAGAATGAGAAACATCCCGATGTTGGTTTTCATCAATAAGCTTGACCGTGAAGGGAAAGATGCTTTCGATTTGCTGGATGAAGTTGAACAAAAATTGGGATTAACCGTTTGCCCGCTTTCTTTACCAATTGGTATGGGGAGCGATTTCCAGGGAATTTATAATATTTGGGAAAACAATATTCAGTTATTCTTAGAAGAGAAAAAACAGAAAGTAGGTGATGCAATTAAGTTTGATGACATTAATGATCCTAAAATTGATGAAGTTATTGGCGAAAAACCAGCACAAAATTTAAGAGAAGAACTCGATTTGATACAATCTGTTTATCCTGAATTCAATCGTGAAGATTATATGAAAGGAGATTTGCAGCCAGTCTTCTTTGGTTCAGCTTTAAATAATTTTGGTGTTCGTGAATTGTTGGATGCTTTTATCGACATTGCACCAATGCCACAGCCAAAAGAAAGTGATACCCGTTTGGTAAAGCCTGAAGAAAATACTTTTACAGGATTTGTTTTCAAGATTCACGCAAATATGGATCCTAAACATAGAGACAGACTTGCTTTCGTGAAAATTGTTTCGGGAACTTTCAAAAGAAACGAAAATTATTTGTTGGTAAGAGAAGGTAAGAAAATGAAATTCTCTTCTCCGAACGCATTTTTTGCAGATAAAAAAGAAGTGGTTGATGAAAGTTTTCCTGGAGATATCGTCGGTCTTCATGACACAGGAAGTTTCAGAATTGGAGATACATTAACCGGAGGTGAAAAATTGAGCTTCAAAGGAATTCCTAGTTTCTCTCCAGAACATTTCAGATATATTAATAACAATGATCCTTTAAAGGCAAAACAATTGGCAAAAGGTATTGATCAATTGATGGACGAGGGTGTTGCTCAGTTATTTACACTTGAAATGAACAACAGAAAGATTATCGGAACTGTTGGAGCACTTCAGTACGAAGTTATTCAATATCGTTTAGAGCACGAATATGGTGCAAAATGCACCTATGAGCCTCTTTCTATGCACAAAGCTTGTTGGGTAGAAGCAGACGAAAAATCTGAAGAATTCAAAGAATTTGCAAGATTAAAGCAGAGATTTTTAGCAAGAGATAAATATAACCAATTAGTTTTTTTGGCAGACTCTTCGTTTACAATTCATATGACACAAGAAAAATTCCCGAATGTGAAACTACATTTCATCAGTGAATTTAAGAATGCTTAA
- a CDS encoding AMP-dependent synthetase/ligase, whose amino-acid sequence MSIKRLFDIPHYALDHFPKSDMFVTKYHGEWKKTSTQEFINQGNKISRGLLKLGIKPGDKIALITTNSRTEWAVMDLGLSQIGVVSVPVYPSISPEDYEFIFNNAEIKYCFVSDKELLAKVMKIKHNVASLQGIFTFDNVSGAANWKEILDLGEDDSTQIEVEDLSKAINTEDLATLIYTSGTTGKPKGVMLTHENIVSNVLGSIPRIPKKKSLDYKDTRVLSFLPICHIFERMLFYLFQYNGFSIYFAESIEKMGENVKEVKPHYMSVVPRLVEKVYDKIYNTGSNAGGLKQKIFFWALQLIQKKKEVSKPSGLQEIIADKLVFKKWREGLGGEIITLVSGSAALSSRLNLMFQNAGIPILEGYGLTETSPVISVNSFGKMKVGTVGHPLDNLTVKIQQDGEITVKGPSVFKSYFKNEEQTKEAFTEDGYFKTGDIGHIDSDGFLQITDRKKEMFKTSGGKYIAPQTIENLAKASKFIEQIMVVGDGEKMPTALVQPDFEFAKNWAMRNNLNIGTTSQEIAKSPELKARIEKEIDDINEHLGNWERIKKIELTPEVWGIEAGLLTPTLKLKRKAIKEKFIDLYNKMYEHHD is encoded by the coding sequence ATGTCAATCAAAAGATTATTCGATATACCTCACTATGCTTTAGACCACTTCCCCAAAAGCGATATGTTTGTCACCAAATATCATGGTGAATGGAAAAAAACTTCCACACAGGAATTTATCAATCAGGGAAATAAAATTTCGAGAGGGCTTTTAAAACTAGGCATCAAACCTGGTGATAAAATCGCATTAATTACAACAAATTCCCGTACAGAATGGGCAGTGATGGATCTTGGGCTTTCTCAGATTGGGGTAGTTTCAGTTCCGGTCTATCCTAGTATTTCACCGGAAGACTATGAATTTATCTTTAATAATGCCGAAATAAAATACTGTTTTGTATCTGATAAAGAATTGCTTGCCAAAGTAATGAAGATCAAACATAATGTAGCAAGCTTGCAAGGTATTTTTACCTTTGATAATGTAAGCGGAGCTGCCAACTGGAAAGAAATTCTTGATCTGGGTGAAGACGATTCTACACAAATTGAAGTGGAAGATCTTTCCAAAGCAATCAATACCGAAGATTTGGCAACTTTAATCTATACTTCCGGAACTACAGGAAAACCAAAAGGAGTAATGTTGACGCATGAAAATATTGTCTCCAATGTTTTAGGTTCAATTCCTAGAATTCCAAAAAAGAAAAGTCTGGATTATAAAGACACCAGAGTATTAAGCTTTTTACCAATCTGTCATATTTTTGAGAGAATGTTGTTTTACCTTTTCCAATACAATGGTTTTTCTATCTATTTTGCCGAAAGCATCGAAAAAATGGGTGAAAATGTAAAAGAAGTAAAACCTCATTACATGAGTGTAGTACCTCGTTTGGTAGAAAAAGTGTATGATAAAATTTATAATACCGGTTCTAATGCAGGTGGTTTAAAACAGAAAATTTTCTTCTGGGCCTTACAATTGATTCAAAAAAAGAAAGAAGTTTCAAAACCTTCAGGATTGCAGGAAATTATAGCCGACAAACTGGTTTTCAAAAAATGGAGAGAAGGTTTGGGCGGTGAAATTATCACTTTAGTTTCGGGATCGGCAGCTTTGTCTTCCCGACTTAATTTAATGTTCCAAAATGCAGGAATTCCTATTTTGGAAGGTTATGGTCTGACTGAAACATCACCCGTAATTTCGGTAAACTCTTTCGGAAAAATGAAAGTGGGAACTGTAGGACATCCATTGGATAATTTAACCGTAAAAATTCAACAGGATGGAGAGATTACTGTAAAAGGACCTTCAGTTTTTAAAAGTTATTTTAAAAATGAGGAGCAAACCAAAGAGGCATTCACAGAAGACGGATATTTCAAAACCGGAGATATCGGTCACATCGACAGTGATGGTTTCCTGCAGATTACCGACCGTAAGAAGGAAATGTTTAAAACTTCCGGAGGTAAATATATTGCCCCACAAACGATTGAAAATTTAGCAAAAGCCTCGAAATTTATCGAACAGATTATGGTTGTTGGTGACGGCGAAAAAATGCCAACCGCTTTGGTACAACCCGATTTTGAATTTGCTAAAAACTGGGCAATGAGAAATAATCTGAACATCGGTACCACTTCGCAAGAGATTGCAAAAAGCCCTGAATTGAAAGCAAGAATAGAAAAAGAGATTGATGACATCAACGAACATTTAGGAAACTGGGAAAGAATCAAGAAAATTGAATTAACACCAGAAGTTTGGGGAATTGAAGCGGGACTTCTTACGCCGACTTTAAAGCTTAAACGTAAAGCGATTAAAGAAAAGTTTATTGATCTTTACAATAAGATGTATGAGCATCATGACTAA
- a CDS encoding reprolysin-like metallopeptidase, protein MKKKLLILSTLLVFSVASFAQQNNWKKFNSKITSEVRENNVKVTDYSLFTLNINEIQSKLKNAPDIDQQSTRKGIVLNFPNLVGNFDTYEIFESSTMHPDLQDRYSEVRSYVGFKKGDKSSSLRFTIDPYFGFNGMVRNNEGIYYIDSYTKDNQIYKLYDRKKASSLNQFECLFNGDSEMKEAVAVAQKTVIDGLKRKYRLSITTTIEYTAYIAGQAGVGSGTNAQKKAAVLAAVNLAVTRLNEVFERDMSIRLQLISNTDALFFISTDTFDNLSATQMLSENITVTNSVIGAANYDIGHLFFKVDNANNNNGLAATPSVCGTRKAGGVTGCVVPVGDPFVIDFVAHEMGHQFGAMHTQNNGCNRNAPTSIEPGSASTIMGYAGICAPNVQSNSDAYYHAVSIREMYTTLTGTGSPSTCGEKTPINNAEPIVNAGLDKSIPKSTPFVLTASATDANNDSLTYTWEQIDPGAVTATAPPTSTLAAGPLFRSITPTTVNYRYFPKLPVIVAPSTVSTWEVLPSVARDLNFSVLVRDNNVLGGQNGRDDVKLTVVSTAGPFVVTSQNTAGVVWAEGQSQTITWNVANTTAAPVSTPNVSILLSTDGGVTFPHVLIASTPNDGSHAITVPGGLGNSTNARIMVKAVDNVFLNVNSQNFTVTSSAVVVPPNPGTPGTPGTPGTAPSPVYDGLMIYPVPSNDGIVYIKLDFPRLIPQAPYPFSYTIYAMDGKLVIPKRNRLFFSDHLEKIDLRGVPSGTYMIEVELMGEKIVKKLLMLNK, encoded by the coding sequence ATGAAGAAAAAATTACTCATTCTGAGTACTTTACTTGTGTTTTCAGTCGCCAGTTTTGCTCAGCAAAATAACTGGAAGAAATTTAATTCTAAAATCACCAGTGAAGTGCGTGAGAATAATGTAAAAGTTACAGATTATTCTCTGTTTACTTTAAATATCAACGAAATTCAAAGTAAACTTAAAAATGCACCTGACATAGATCAACAGTCTACTCGTAAAGGAATTGTGCTAAATTTTCCAAATCTTGTAGGAAATTTTGATACATATGAAATTTTTGAATCTTCGACAATGCATCCGGATCTTCAGGACAGATATTCTGAAGTAAGATCTTATGTTGGATTTAAAAAAGGAGATAAATCATCGAGTTTAAGATTTACTATTGATCCTTATTTTGGTTTCAATGGTATGGTTAGAAACAATGAGGGTATTTATTATATTGATTCTTATACAAAAGATAACCAAATCTATAAATTGTATGATAGAAAAAAAGCATCATCTTTAAATCAGTTTGAATGTCTTTTCAATGGTGATAGTGAAATGAAAGAAGCAGTTGCTGTTGCCCAAAAAACTGTTATTGACGGACTTAAAAGAAAATATAGACTTTCAATTACTACCACTATAGAATATACAGCATATATTGCAGGCCAAGCAGGTGTTGGCTCAGGAACTAATGCTCAGAAAAAAGCTGCGGTACTTGCTGCTGTCAATCTAGCAGTTACTCGCCTTAATGAGGTTTTTGAGAGAGATATGTCTATAAGATTACAATTGATATCTAATACGGATGCATTATTTTTCATCAGTACCGATACTTTTGATAACTTGAGTGCAACTCAAATGCTTAGTGAAAATATAACGGTTACAAATTCTGTTATCGGGGCAGCTAACTATGATATTGGGCATTTATTTTTTAAAGTAGATAATGCAAATAATAATAATGGCTTGGCTGCAACGCCATCAGTATGTGGAACAAGAAAAGCTGGCGGAGTTACTGGTTGTGTAGTGCCTGTGGGTGACCCTTTTGTGATTGATTTTGTAGCTCACGAAATGGGACACCAATTTGGAGCTATGCATACTCAAAATAACGGCTGTAATAGAAATGCTCCTACGTCTATAGAGCCGGGAAGTGCAAGCACTATTATGGGATATGCAGGAATTTGTGCTCCAAATGTTCAAAGTAATAGTGATGCTTATTACCACGCAGTTAGTATAAGAGAAATGTATACAACGCTTACTGGAACAGGATCACCTTCTACTTGCGGTGAAAAAACACCAATAAATAATGCGGAGCCAATTGTAAATGCAGGCTTAGATAAGAGCATTCCTAAAAGTACGCCATTTGTTTTAACAGCTTCAGCAACAGATGCTAATAATGATTCACTTACTTACACATGGGAACAAATAGATCCAGGAGCGGTAACTGCTACTGCGCCACCAACTTCTACTCTTGCGGCAGGTCCATTATTTAGATCTATTACTCCGACAACGGTCAATTATAGATATTTTCCAAAATTACCTGTAATTGTAGCCCCATCTACAGTAAGTACTTGGGAAGTTCTTCCTTCTGTTGCAAGAGACCTTAACTTTTCAGTTCTGGTAAGAGATAATAATGTATTAGGAGGACAAAATGGTCGTGATGATGTAAAGCTTACTGTTGTAAGTACAGCCGGGCCTTTCGTGGTAACCTCTCAAAATACTGCAGGGGTGGTTTGGGCTGAAGGACAGTCGCAAACAATCACCTGGAATGTAGCCAATACAACAGCGGCGCCTGTGAGTACACCTAATGTAAGTATTTTGTTATCTACTGATGGAGGTGTTACTTTTCCTCATGTCTTGATTGCGAGTACCCCTAATGACGGAAGCCATGCAATTACTGTTCCTGGAGGCTTAGGAAATAGTACTAATGCGAGAATTATGGTCAAGGCTGTAGATAATGTGTTTTTGAATGTAAATTCTCAAAACTTTACGGTGACTTCTTCTGCTGTTGTAGTACCACCTAATCCAGGAACTCCAGGAACTCCGGGAACTCCGGGAACTGCTCCTTCTCCTGTATATGATGGTTTAATGATCTATCCGGTTCCTTCGAATGATGGTATTGTTTATATTAAATTAGATTTCCCTAGACTTATACCACAAGCTCCATATCCATTTTCATATACCATTTATGCAATGGACGGTAAGCTTGTTATACCTAAGAGAAATCGTCTTTTCTTCTCTGATCATTTAGAGAAAATTGATTTAAGAGGCGTACCATCTGGAACTTACATGATTGAAGTTGAATTGATGGGTGAGAAAATTGTTAAAAAATTACTCATGCTGAATAAATAG
- a CDS encoding DUF4349 domain-containing protein, translating into MKKFIVLVAVSSVFVMCKKGEATQPQLENAINSADSAVANVSEKINSVNNEAEAVFDSASIKIKDFEKTKSEAIQKMEATSKSVDSLSEKISSMKLESKTEKKDSLHKIVVNVPATKVIKETKIIYRDKHKQVEKISQNKMQKTGILELNVNDAETAKETVKELVKKYDGFVKSENTSLNNNDTKIAYLKVKVPIQKFDYLMDDLSFNIGNVENKGIDVSGQYFVNNTLCDMEITLYGTSEAALVKAKPETFGGKSLAAVSSGWNVITSIFLFILPLWPLFVIAGIGYYFYKKKSNKQSGNQPN; encoded by the coding sequence ATGAAAAAGTTCATTGTACTAGTTGCAGTATCAAGCGTATTTGTAATGTGTAAAAAAGGTGAAGCAACGCAACCTCAGTTAGAAAACGCAATTAACAGCGCAGATAGTGCTGTTGCAAATGTTAGTGAGAAAATCAATTCAGTTAATAATGAAGCAGAAGCGGTATTCGACTCTGCAAGTATTAAAATTAAAGATTTCGAGAAAACAAAAAGCGAAGCTATTCAAAAGATGGAGGCAACTTCAAAAAGCGTTGATTCTTTATCAGAAAAAATAAGCAGTATGAAACTGGAATCAAAAACAGAAAAGAAAGATTCTCTTCATAAAATTGTGGTCAATGTTCCGGCTACGAAAGTGATTAAAGAAACAAAAATCATTTACAGAGACAAACATAAACAAGTAGAAAAAATTTCTCAGAACAAAATGCAGAAAACAGGAATTTTGGAACTGAATGTAAACGATGCTGAAACAGCCAAAGAAACCGTAAAAGAGTTAGTGAAAAAATATGACGGATTTGTAAAAAGTGAAAATACTTCTCTTAATAACAACGATACAAAAATCGCTTATCTGAAAGTAAAAGTTCCGATTCAGAAATTTGATTATCTGATGGATGACCTTAGTTTTAATATTGGAAATGTAGAAAATAAAGGAATTGATGTGAGCGGGCAATATTTTGTAAACAATACGCTATGTGATATGGAAATTACGTTGTACGGAACTTCTGAAGCTGCGTTGGTAAAAGCAAAACCTGAAACATTTGGAGGAAAATCTTTAGCCGCAGTCTCTTCCGGCTGGAATGTAATTACCTCAATTTTCCTGTTTATTCTTCCGCTTTGGCCACTTTTTGTAATTGCCGGGATTGGTTACTATTTCTACAAAAAGAAAAGCAACAAACAGTCTGGAAATCAACCAAACTAG